Proteins from one Acropora muricata isolate sample 2 chromosome 9, ASM3666990v1, whole genome shotgun sequence genomic window:
- the LOC136929595 gene encoding uncharacterized protein isoform X2 — protein sequence MWAVPQLIRTIAHALSGRRFDADFLEWFLPKYLRGNSNKNLAEMALNSAEFLFNLFSDVWQMLGETVKVPRGHRKFQLYYFPALDATMDQRSLPLGYSFLGNEPDSVVCCDLDDCQLPMQSLDNKRLNCGHSFHLSCLRDREHGQNRSNQVDPTRLCPICHPLLEARIRELSTTMKRYLAGEELSDDESDQESDDEDDNEDPDNFEDTLDDSDNHQQQGSRVDDLRSKLYDRVRLLKNNGQPNLFPKYGTSKQKPSANQDQVAPVVLENKDEFRCECIGCSKICKSRGGLTVHVKKMHSSQNKSTDTCGGIAT from the exons ATGTGGGCTGTTCCACAACTGATCAGGACAATTGCACATGCACTGAGTGGAAGACGCTTTGATGCAGATTTCCTAGAATGGTTTCTGCCAAAATATTTGAGaggcaacagcaacaaaaaccttGCAGAGATGGCATTAAACTCAGCAGAATTCCTGTTCAATCTCTTTTCTGACGTGTGGCAGATGCTAGGAGAAACAGTCAAGGTTCCACGTGGACACCGTAAATTCCAG CTCTACTATTTCCCAGCTCTAGATGCAACTATGGACCAACGATCGCTGCCGTTGGGATATTCATTTCTTGGCAATGAACCTGACAGTGTGGTGTGCTGTGACCTTGATGACTGCCAACTTCCGATGCAATCCTTGGACAACAAACGGTTAAACTGCGGCCACTCATTCCATTTATCTTGCTTAAGAGATCGAGAACATGGTCAGAATCGGTCAAATCAAGTTGACCCTACACGTTTGTGCCCGATTTGCCACCCTTTGCTTGAAGCAAGGATACGAGAGCTTTCCACGACGATGAAAAG GTATTTGGCAGGTGAAGAACTCAGTGACGACGAAAGTGACCAAGAAAGTGACGACGAGGACGATAACGAAGACCCAGACAATTTTGAGGACACCCTGGATGACAGCGATAATCATCAGCAGCAAGGAAGCCGAGTGGACGATTTACGGTCAAAGCTGTACGACCGCGTTAGACTCCTCAAAAACAACGGCCAGCCAAATTTATTTCCAAAATATGGAACCTCGAAGCAAAAGCCTTCTGCCAATCAAGACCAAGTTGCTCCTGTTGTTCTCGAGAACAAAGACGAATTTCGTTGCGAGTGCATTGGGTGCTCCAAGATTTGTAAATCTAGGGGCGGACTAACAGTCCATGTCAAGAAAATGCACAGTAGCCAAAACAAATCGACCGATACATGTGGTGGCATTGCTACTTGA
- the LOC136929595 gene encoding uncharacterized protein isoform X1: MWAVPQLIRTIAHALSGRRFDADFLEWFLPKYLRGNSNKNLAEMALNSAEFLFNLFSDVWQMLGETVKVPRGHRKFQLYYFPALDATMDQRSLPLGYSFLGNEPDSVVCCDLDDCQLPMQSLDNKRLNCGHSFHLSCLRDREHGQNRSNQVDPTRLCPICHPLLEARIRELSTTMKRLVPNQIMLSLNDSELVQFHLFKFIYFVKYNSCIRTCPPYKLHFPAFPLILGIWQVKNSVTTKVTKKVTTRTITKTQTILRTPWMTAIIISSKEAEWTIYGQSCTTALDSSKTTASQIYFQNMEPRSKSLLPIKTKLLLLFSRTKTNFVASALGAPRFVNLGAD; the protein is encoded by the exons ATGTGGGCTGTTCCACAACTGATCAGGACAATTGCACATGCACTGAGTGGAAGACGCTTTGATGCAGATTTCCTAGAATGGTTTCTGCCAAAATATTTGAGaggcaacagcaacaaaaaccttGCAGAGATGGCATTAAACTCAGCAGAATTCCTGTTCAATCTCTTTTCTGACGTGTGGCAGATGCTAGGAGAAACAGTCAAGGTTCCACGTGGACACCGTAAATTCCAG CTCTACTATTTCCCAGCTCTAGATGCAACTATGGACCAACGATCGCTGCCGTTGGGATATTCATTTCTTGGCAATGAACCTGACAGTGTGGTGTGCTGTGACCTTGATGACTGCCAACTTCCGATGCAATCCTTGGACAACAAACGGTTAAACTGCGGCCACTCATTCCATTTATCTTGCTTAAGAGATCGAGAACATGGTCAGAATCGGTCAAATCAAGTTGACCCTACACGTTTGTGCCCGATTTGCCACCCTTTGCTTGAAGCAAGGATACGAGAGCTTTCCACGACGATGAAAAGGTTGGTTCCAAATCAAATAATGTTATCCTTGAACGATTCAGAGTTAGTTCAGTTTCATTTatttaaattcatttattttgttaaatATAACAGCTGTATTCGTACGTGTCCACCGTACAAACTCCACTTTCCCGCCTTTCCTTTAATTCTAGGTATTTGGCAGGTGAAGAACTCAGTGACGACGAAAGTGACCAAGAAAGTGACGACGAGGACGATAACGAAGACCCAGACAATTTTGAGGACACCCTGGATGACAGCGATAATCATCAGCAGCAAGGAAGCCGAGTGGACGATTTACGGTCAAAGCTGTACGACCGCGTTAGACTCCTCAAAAACAACGGCCAGCCAAATTTATTTCCAAAATATGGAACCTCGAAGCAAAAGCCTTCTGCCAATCAAGACCAAGTTGCTCCTGTTGTTCTCGAGAACAAAGACGAATTTCGTTGCGAGTGCATTGGGTGCTCCAAGATTTGTAAATCTAGGGGCGGACTAA
- the LOC136929596 gene encoding uncharacterized protein isoform X2, protein METLTTSWLVDEFEQSLHSKTDYAAALEHILAVCPELLEYMTEFQLVVTGDYPTWKYNKKLIAEWSNGAPRKTPLMIPWQGPFHISLNMEESTVQVFWPVFEKLYKALFGRNKRFPKKPKSEKISLVSSAAFGGWLIVRDIVLDLFGSSKDAQYLMLVNLLDEISCFNFYFYTVFFRGGNFDSWLQSMLRGSMIFIIFRRTNYDKATLCQLSDILFHVSQNTDLGEKIQEFLQVFTEKKN, encoded by the exons ATGGAGACTTTGACAACATCATGGCTGGTTGATGAGTTTGAACAGTCTCTCCATAGCAAGACTGATTATGCAGCAGCCCTAGAACATATCCTTGCAGTGTGCCCTGAGCTTCTTGAATACATGACTGAATTCCAACTGGTTGTGACTGGTGACTACCCAACCTGGAAGTACAATAAAAAGCTAATTGCAGAG TGGTCAAATGGAGCTCCAAGGAAGACACCACTGATGATCCCATGGCAGGGCCCATTTCACATTTCTCTTAACATGGAGGAGTCGACTGTTCAAGTTTTCTGGCCTGTTTTTGAGAAATTATATAAGGCTTTATTTGGGAG GAACAAGAGATTtcccaagaaaccaaaatctgAGAAAATTTCTCTGGTGTCATCAGCTGCATTTGGAGGCTGGCTTATAGTACGGGATATTGTTCTAGATCTATTTGGTTCAAGCAAAGATGCACAGTATCTGATGTTGGTCAACTTACTGGATGAGATaagctgttttaatttctaCTTTTACACCGTGTTCTTCCGTGGTGGAAATTTTGACAGCTGGTTACAGTCAATGCTGAGGGGTTCCATGATCTTTATCATCTTCCGGCGGACAAACTATGACAAAGCAACATTATGTCAGCTGAGTGACATCCTATTCCATGTCTCTCAGAACACAGACCTTGGGGAAAAGATACAAGAGTTCCTGCAAGTTTTTacggagaaaaaaaattga